One window of the Peptacetobacter hiranonis genome contains the following:
- a CDS encoding pyruvate carboxylase: MTKKFNKILVANRGEIAIRIFRACSELGIKSVGIYSKEDKYGLFRTKADESYLIGEGKGPIDAYLDMDGIIALAKRKKVDAIHPGYGFLAENAEFARKCEENGITFIGPSSEIMDLMGDKINSKKIAHEVNVQTIPGVEKAIKSTAEAKEVAAQIGYPVMIKASNGGGGRGMRIVHREEDLELEYETACSESRKAFGEDIIFIEKYIEDPKHIEVQILGDQYGNLVHLYERDCSVQRRHQKIIEYAPAFSLSEKTRQEICADAVKLAKHVGYSSAGTLEFLVDKHGNHYFIEMNTRIQVEHTVSEMVTGIDIVQSQILVAEGYSLDSPEIDIKSQDDVQLRGYSIQCRVTTEDPKNNFMPDTGKIQVYRTGSGFGIRLDGGNGFTGANISPYYDSLLVKTISYDRTFKGAINKTLRSIKEMRVRGVKTNVGFLVNVLNNPQFEKGLCSTKFIDENPELFDIQESKDRGTKLLQYIGNVIVNENKCAEKPRFDALHEPDLSREVPIIEGSKAKFERLGKKAYIEGIANDKKVLLTDTTMRDAHQSLLATRFRTNDFLNVAEATDKYQKDLFSLEMWGGATYDVAYRFLKESPWKRLQKLREAIPDINFQMLLRASNAVGYKNYPDNVIEEFIKASAREGIDVFRIFDSLNWVENMKPSITTALETGKIVEGTMCYTGDILDKSKSKYNLEYYIKMAKELEALGSDIIAIKDMSGLLKPYAAYTLVKELKKEVKAPIHLHTHDTSGNGVALCLMAAEAGVDIIDCALESMAGLTSQPSLNAIVEALKHTERDTGIDLYGYDQLGRYYKDLRKVYKRFESDLTNSCAEIYNFEIPGGQYTNLKPQADSLGLVGRFDEVKENYKVANEIVGDIIKVTPSSKVVGDLAIFMSKNNLTKENIYEEGKHLAFPDSVVDYCKGMIGQPEGGVPKELSEVVLKGEEAITVRPGSLLPPEDFDAIKQHLKEKFELKEVTDLQAISYALYPKVYEEYLEHIHEYNEISKLESDVFFYGLNKNEECEVEIEEGKNLTIRLTDIGDVKDDGFRTVDFELNGMMRSVEIKDNNFSGAINHVEKADMGDPLQIGASIPGKVVKLLVKEGDEVTKNQPLIVIEAMKMETNIVAKTDGVIKSIKVADGDMVVDKQLLMIMKEAE; encoded by the coding sequence ATGACTAAAAAGTTTAATAAAATACTTGTGGCTAACAGAGGTGAAATAGCTATAAGAATATTTAGAGCATGTTCAGAACTTGGAATAAAAAGTGTAGGTATATACAGTAAAGAAGATAAATATGGATTATTCAGAACTAAAGCTGACGAATCTTACTTAATAGGAGAAGGAAAAGGTCCTATAGATGCATATCTTGATATGGATGGAATAATAGCTCTTGCTAAAAGAAAAAAAGTAGATGCTATACATCCTGGATATGGATTCTTAGCTGAAAATGCAGAATTTGCTAGAAAATGTGAAGAAAATGGAATAACATTCATAGGTCCATCTTCAGAAATAATGGATCTTATGGGAGATAAAATAAATTCTAAAAAAATAGCTCACGAGGTAAATGTTCAAACTATACCTGGTGTAGAAAAAGCTATAAAATCTACAGCTGAAGCTAAAGAAGTCGCTGCTCAGATAGGTTATCCAGTAATGATAAAAGCTTCTAACGGTGGTGGCGGTAGAGGTATGAGAATTGTTCACCGTGAAGAAGACTTAGAATTAGAATATGAAACAGCTTGTAGTGAATCAAGAAAAGCATTTGGTGAAGATATAATATTCATAGAAAAATATATAGAAGATCCAAAACATATAGAAGTACAGATATTAGGTGACCAGTATGGAAACTTAGTACATCTTTATGAAAGAGACTGCTCTGTTCAGAGAAGACATCAGAAAATAATAGAATACGCACCAGCATTCTCTTTAAGTGAAAAAACTAGACAGGAAATATGTGCTGATGCAGTAAAACTTGCTAAACACGTTGGATATTCAAGTGCTGGTACATTAGAATTCCTTGTTGATAAACATGGAAACCACTACTTCATAGAAATGAACACAAGAATACAGGTTGAACACACTGTATCTGAAATGGTAACAGGAATAGACATAGTTCAGAGCCAGATACTAGTTGCAGAAGGATACTCTTTAGATAGCCCTGAAATAGACATAAAATCTCAGGATGACGTACAGCTTAGAGGATACTCTATACAGTGCCGTGTTACTACTGAAGACCCTAAAAACAACTTCATGCCTGATACAGGAAAAATACAGGTATATAGAACTGGTTCAGGATTTGGTATAAGACTTGATGGTGGAAATGGATTTACAGGTGCAAACATAAGCCCATACTACGACAGCTTACTTGTTAAAACAATTTCTTATGATAGAACATTCAAAGGAGCTATAAACAAAACTCTAAGATCTATAAAAGAAATGAGAGTTAGAGGGGTTAAAACAAATGTAGGATTCCTTGTAAATGTACTTAACAACCCTCAGTTTGAAAAAGGTCTATGCTCAACTAAATTTATAGATGAAAACCCAGAACTATTCGATATACAGGAAAGTAAAGACAGAGGAACTAAACTATTACAGTACATAGGAAACGTAATAGTAAATGAAAATAAATGTGCAGAAAAACCAAGATTTGATGCATTACACGAACCAGACTTATCAAGAGAAGTTCCTATAATAGAAGGAAGTAAAGCTAAATTTGAAAGACTTGGCAAAAAAGCATACATAGAAGGAATAGCAAACGATAAAAAAGTATTATTAACTGATACAACTATGCGTGATGCTCATCAGTCATTACTAGCTACTAGATTTAGAACTAATGACTTCTTAAACGTAGCAGAAGCAACTGATAAATATCAGAAAGACTTATTCTCACTTGAAATGTGGGGTGGAGCTACATACGACGTTGCATACAGATTCCTAAAAGAATCTCCATGGAAAAGACTTCAGAAATTAAGAGAAGCTATACCAGATATAAACTTCCAGATGTTACTAAGAGCTTCTAATGCTGTTGGGTACAAAAACTATCCAGACAACGTAATAGAAGAATTCATAAAAGCATCTGCAAGAGAAGGAATAGACGTATTTAGAATATTTGACTCACTAAACTGGGTAGAAAACATGAAACCATCTATAACAACAGCTCTAGAAACTGGAAAAATAGTAGAAGGTACAATGTGCTACACAGGAGACATATTAGATAAGAGCAAATCTAAATATAACTTAGAATACTACATAAAAATGGCTAAAGAATTAGAAGCATTAGGTTCTGACATAATAGCAATAAAAGACATGTCTGGTCTATTAAAACCTTATGCTGCATATACTTTAGTAAAAGAACTTAAAAAAGAAGTAAAAGCTCCTATACACCTACATACTCACGATACAAGTGGAAACGGTGTTGCACTTTGCTTAATGGCAGCAGAAGCAGGAGTAGATATAATAGACTGTGCATTAGAATCAATGGCAGGATTAACAAGTCAGCCTTCTCTAAATGCTATAGTTGAAGCATTAAAACACACAGAAAGAGACACAGGAATAGACTTATACGGATATGATCAGCTTGGAAGATACTACAAAGACTTAAGAAAAGTATACAAAAGATTTGAATCAGACCTTACAAACTCTTGTGCAGAAATATACAACTTCGAAATACCAGGTGGACAGTACACTAACTTAAAACCTCAGGCAGACAGCTTAGGATTAGTAGGTAGATTCGATGAAGTAAAAGAAAACTACAAAGTTGCAAATGAAATAGTTGGTGACATAATAAAAGTTACTCCATCATCAAAAGTAGTTGGGGACTTAGCAATATTCATGTCTAAAAACAACTTAACAAAAGAAAACATATACGAAGAAGGAAAACACCTTGCATTCCCAGACTCAGTAGTTGATTACTGCAAAGGTATGATAGGACAGCCAGAAGGTGGAGTACCAAAAGAATTATCAGAAGTAGTATTAAAAGGTGAAGAAGCTATAACTGTAAGACCAGGTTCACTTCTACCACCAGAAGATTTCGATGCTATAAAACAGCACTTAAAAGAAAAATTCGAATTAAAAGAAGTAACAGACCTTCAGGCTATAAGTTATGCATTATATCCAAAAGTATATGAAGAATATTTAGAACACATACATGAATACAATGAAATATCTAAACTAGAAAGTGATGTATTCTTCTACGGATTAAACAAAAATGAAGAATGTGAAGTTGAAATAGAAGAAGGTAAAAACTTAACTATAAGACTTACTGACATAGGAGATGTTAAAGATGACGGATTCAGAACTGTTGATTTCGAATTAAATGGAATGATGAGATCTGTTGAAATCAAAGATAATAACTTCTCAGGAGCTATAAACCATGTTGAAAAAGCTGACATGGGAGATCCACTTCAGATAGGTGCAAGTATACCAGGTAAAGTAGTTAAACTTCTTGTAAAAGAAGGAGACGAAGTAACTAAGAACCAGCCATTAATAGTAATAGAAGCTATGAAGATGGAAACTAACATAGTTGCTAAAACTGACGGTGTAATAAAATCTATCAAAGTTGCAGATGGTGACATGGTAGTAGACAAACAGCTACTTATGATAATGAAAGAAGCAGAATAA